One Candidatus Lernaella stagnicola DNA window includes the following coding sequences:
- the gyrB gene encoding DNA topoisomerase (ATP-hydrolyzing) subunit B codes for MSDDATFDSSADSAAATPQEGQYTAENIQVLEGLAAVRKRPAMYIGSTSTEGLHHLVYEVVDNSIDEALAGQCDRIDVTIHLDNSVTVEDNGRGIPVDWHEKEQRSAAEVVMTVLHAGGKFDKNSYKVSGGLHGVGVSVVNALSERLDLEVCRDGKVFTQSYVRGDPTMPLAEKGRTRRRGTKIWFKPDSQIFTEFEFSFDTLSQRLRELSFLNRGLHISITDERSEKRHDFFYEGGIREFVEHLNRNKVVLHEEVIYFEAERGGVVVEVALQYNSSYTEQIFSFCNNINTVEGGSHMVGLRAALTRTLNNYGASNNLLKDLKQNLGGDDVREGCTLVISVKVPEPQFEGQTKTKLGNSEVRGIVEGVVNENLAIFLEEHPGVGKRLISKSVDAARAREAARKARELTRRKSALEVSNLPGKLADCSEKDPAKCELYLVEGDSAGGSAKQARDRRTQAILPLRGKILNVEKARYDKMLSNQEIRLMIKAIGTGLGREDFKLENLRYHKVVIMTDADVDGSHIRTLLLTFFFRQMPDLLERGHLFIAQPPLFRVAHGKTHNYVKDTEALNNLLISRVVEKLRVVNAADLSFEGKALVTILRDLIRFEFILDRLGQQGYSRSMIFELLGMGLLDKEQLADEAWMRRLTGQLQEAGYLTTELVMDEEHSVFEFDCCRERMGLRNWRTIGWPLINGVEYQNLRLIHRDLGALGDPPFYVHNNGVVIETGKRLQLLHEVMELARKGLSIQRFKGLGEMNPDQLWETTMDPDRRRLLQVKIEDAVAADETFTVLMGDQVEPRRKFIEDNALRVSNLDV; via the coding sequence ATGAGCGATGACGCGACATTTGATTCGTCCGCCGATTCCGCAGCGGCAACGCCCCAAGAAGGGCAGTATACCGCAGAGAATATTCAGGTGCTGGAGGGGCTGGCCGCCGTGCGCAAACGCCCGGCGATGTATATTGGCTCGACCTCCACTGAGGGTTTGCATCACCTCGTGTACGAGGTTGTCGACAATTCCATCGACGAGGCGCTGGCGGGACAATGTGACCGCATCGACGTGACGATCCACTTAGACAACTCGGTGACCGTGGAGGACAACGGGCGCGGCATCCCGGTCGATTGGCACGAGAAGGAGCAGCGCAGCGCGGCGGAAGTCGTCATGACGGTGCTGCACGCGGGGGGCAAATTCGACAAGAATTCCTACAAGGTGTCCGGCGGGTTGCACGGCGTGGGCGTATCGGTGGTCAACGCGCTATCCGAGCGCCTCGATCTGGAAGTGTGCCGCGACGGGAAAGTCTTCACGCAGAGTTACGTGCGCGGCGATCCGACGATGCCGCTGGCCGAGAAAGGGCGCACGCGGCGCCGGGGTACGAAGATTTGGTTCAAGCCGGATTCTCAGATCTTCACGGAGTTCGAGTTCAGTTTCGACACGTTGTCGCAGCGCCTGCGGGAGTTGTCGTTTTTGAACCGCGGCCTGCATATCAGCATCACGGACGAGCGAAGCGAAAAGCGCCACGATTTCTTTTACGAGGGCGGTATTCGTGAGTTCGTAGAGCACCTCAACCGCAACAAAGTCGTGCTGCACGAAGAGGTCATTTACTTTGAGGCCGAACGCGGCGGCGTGGTCGTCGAGGTGGCGCTGCAATACAACAGTTCCTATACCGAGCAGATTTTTTCCTTCTGCAACAACATCAACACCGTCGAGGGCGGCTCGCACATGGTTGGTTTGCGGGCGGCGTTGACTCGCACGCTCAACAACTACGGCGCGTCCAACAACCTGCTGAAGGACCTCAAGCAAAACCTGGGCGGGGATGACGTGCGCGAGGGCTGCACCTTGGTGATCAGCGTTAAGGTGCCCGAGCCGCAATTCGAGGGCCAGACGAAAACGAAGCTGGGCAACAGCGAAGTGCGCGGCATCGTCGAGGGCGTCGTCAATGAGAATCTGGCGATTTTCCTCGAAGAGCATCCCGGTGTGGGCAAGCGACTAATCAGCAAATCGGTCGATGCGGCCCGAGCCCGCGAAGCGGCCCGCAAAGCGCGGGAACTCACGCGTCGCAAAAGCGCGTTGGAGGTATCGAACCTGCCGGGTAAGCTGGCCGATTGCTCGGAGAAAGACCCGGCGAAGTGCGAACTGTACCTGGTGGAGGGCGATAGCGCGGGCGGCTCGGCCAAGCAGGCCCGCGACCGCCGCACGCAGGCGATTCTGCCCCTGCGCGGCAAGATCCTCAACGTGGAAAAAGCGCGGTACGACAAAATGCTGTCCAACCAGGAAATCCGCCTGATGATCAAGGCGATCGGGACGGGACTCGGGCGCGAAGACTTCAAGCTGGAGAATCTGCGCTATCACAAAGTCGTAATCATGACCGACGCCGACGTCGACGGCAGCCATATTCGCACGCTGCTGTTGACCTTCTTTTTCCGGCAAATGCCGGATCTGTTGGAGCGCGGGCATTTGTTCATTGCCCAACCGCCGCTGTTTCGCGTGGCGCACGGCAAGACCCACAACTACGTGAAGGACACCGAGGCGCTCAACAATTTGCTGATTTCGCGCGTCGTCGAGAAACTGCGCGTGGTCAATGCCGCCGACCTTTCTTTCGAAGGCAAAGCCCTGGTCACGATCTTGCGCGACCTGATCCGCTTCGAGTTCATCCTCGACCGGCTCGGGCAGCAGGGGTATTCGCGGTCCATGATCTTTGAATTGCTGGGCATGGGACTGCTGGACAAGGAGCAACTCGCCGACGAGGCGTGGATGCGGAGGCTGACCGGGCAGTTGCAGGAAGCCGGCTATTTGACCACCGAGTTGGTCATGGACGAAGAACACAGTGTCTTTGAGTTCGACTGTTGCCGCGAGCGGATGGGTCTTCGCAATTGGCGTACGATCGGCTGGCCGCTGATCAACGGCGTCGAGTATCAAAACCTGCGCTTGATTCATCGCGATTTGGGCGCGCTGGGCGACCCGCCGTTCTACGTGCACAATAACGGCGTCGTGATCGAGACGGGCAAGCGCCTGCAACTATTGCACGAGGTGATGGAACTGGCGCGCAAGGGCCTGTCTATCCAGCGCTTCAAAGGCCTGGGCGAGATGAATCCGGATCAGCTTTGGGAAACGACGATGGATCCAGACCGCCGCCGCTTGCTGCAGGTGAAAATCGAGGACGCCGTCGCCGCCGATGAAACCTTCACCGTGCTGATGGGCGATCAGGTCGAGCCGCGCCGTAAGTTCATCGAAGACAACGCCCTGCGCGTCTCGAACCTCGACGTGTAA
- the gyrA gene encoding DNA gyrase subunit A: MAPDRQIPVNIEDEMRQSYLDYAMSVIVGRALPDVRDGLKPVHRRILHTMNDTGNNAGKAYRKAGRIVGEVMGTYHPHGDAAIYDTMVRMVQEFSMRYPLVDGQGNFGSLDGDPAAAYRYTEVRMHRFAEQLLADIDKDTVDWQPNYDESKLEPVVMPSRVPNLLVNGAEGIAVGMATKIPPHNLREVIDGTIAMIESPDIEIYELLETITGPDFPTAGFIFGRRGIIDAYTTGRGKLTVRAKIEIEELENGREKLIIFELPYQVNKARLVEEIANAVRDKKIEGISDLRDESDKDGVRVVLELKKDANSAVIENLLYKLTNCQTTFGIILLCLVDNRPQVLNIREILEQFIAFRREVVTRRTRHELRKAEERAHILEGLKIALDNLDAVITLIRGSATPEAARQGLMESFGLSERQAQAILDMRLQKLTGLERDKVVAEYNEILKVIEELKSILASKDLLMQVIKDELLEVREKFGDERRTVILEDTGELDLEDLIADEQVVVTVTKSGYIKRNLLSEYRAQHRGGRGKIGMDTKEEDVVDRVFAASTHDYILVFTSAGRVYWLKVYQIPRARRVARGKAIINLIQLQEKDEQLTAILPVSEFHEGLNLVFASRRGVVKRTDLMSYSNPRTNGIIAVKLDEDDALVGVVLTDGEQHIMLGTRHGKAIRFSESDARKMGRNTRGVKGITLVPGDDVVSMLVADASRVPIEEDESDEIEEPAAENEEEENGHEKRYGAPTILTVSNRGYGKRTPVEKYPLRHRGGQGVYTLKLSERNGEVVGLKQVDDDDEIMLITDDGKIIRLRVFDISITGRNTQGVRLINLEPDQHVTAVARIDEEHIDNGLDEEAEEETEEEPIPVSEENGEPETNNDET; this comes from the coding sequence ATGGCCCCCGACCGACAAATTCCAGTGAACATCGAAGACGAAATGCGTCAGTCCTACCTCGATTACGCCATGAGCGTAATCGTAGGCCGCGCCCTGCCCGACGTGCGCGACGGGCTCAAACCGGTACACCGGCGCATCCTGCACACCATGAACGACACCGGCAACAACGCCGGCAAAGCCTACCGAAAAGCCGGCCGCATCGTCGGCGAAGTCATGGGCACCTACCACCCCCACGGCGACGCCGCGATCTACGACACCATGGTGCGCATGGTCCAGGAATTTTCCATGCGCTACCCGCTGGTCGACGGCCAGGGAAACTTCGGCAGCCTCGACGGCGACCCGGCCGCCGCCTATCGCTACACCGAAGTGCGCATGCACCGCTTCGCCGAGCAACTGCTGGCCGACATCGATAAAGACACCGTCGATTGGCAACCCAACTACGACGAATCCAAGCTCGAGCCGGTCGTTATGCCTTCGCGGGTGCCCAACCTGCTGGTCAACGGCGCCGAAGGCATCGCCGTGGGCATGGCCACCAAGATCCCACCGCACAATTTGCGCGAAGTGATCGACGGCACGATCGCCATGATCGAAAGCCCCGACATCGAGATCTATGAATTGCTGGAGACAATCACCGGACCCGACTTCCCCACTGCCGGGTTCATATTCGGCCGGCGGGGCATTATCGATGCGTACACCACCGGGCGCGGCAAACTGACGGTCCGCGCGAAAATCGAGATCGAAGAATTAGAGAACGGCCGCGAAAAACTTATCATCTTCGAACTGCCCTACCAGGTAAACAAAGCCCGGCTCGTCGAGGAAATCGCGAACGCCGTACGAGACAAAAAAATCGAAGGCATCTCCGATTTGCGTGACGAATCCGACAAAGACGGCGTGCGCGTCGTGTTGGAACTGAAAAAAGACGCCAACAGTGCCGTGATCGAAAACCTGCTTTACAAACTCACCAACTGTCAGACGACCTTCGGCATCATTCTGCTGTGCCTCGTCGACAACCGCCCGCAGGTGCTCAACATCAGGGAAATCCTCGAGCAGTTCATCGCCTTCCGGCGCGAAGTGGTCACCCGCCGCACGCGTCACGAACTGCGTAAGGCCGAAGAGCGCGCCCACATCCTCGAAGGCTTGAAAATCGCCCTGGATAATCTCGATGCCGTCATCACCCTGATTCGCGGCAGCGCCACGCCCGAAGCCGCGCGGCAAGGTTTGATGGAAAGCTTCGGCCTCTCCGAGCGTCAGGCGCAAGCCATCCTCGACATGCGCCTGCAAAAATTGACCGGCCTGGAACGCGACAAGGTCGTCGCGGAATACAACGAAATCCTCAAGGTCATCGAAGAACTCAAGTCCATCCTGGCCAGCAAAGACCTGCTGATGCAGGTCATCAAAGACGAACTGCTCGAAGTGCGGGAGAAATTCGGCGACGAGCGACGCACCGTGATCCTCGAAGACACCGGCGAGCTGGATCTGGAAGACCTCATCGCCGACGAGCAGGTCGTGGTCACGGTCACCAAATCCGGCTACATCAAGCGCAACCTGCTTTCCGAATATCGCGCCCAGCACCGTGGCGGCAGAGGCAAGATCGGTATGGATACCAAGGAAGAGGACGTGGTCGACCGCGTCTTTGCCGCCAGCACACATGATTACATTCTCGTGTTCACCAGCGCCGGCCGCGTATATTGGCTCAAGGTCTACCAAATCCCCCGCGCCCGGCGGGTTGCCCGCGGCAAGGCGATCATCAACTTGATTCAGCTCCAGGAAAAAGACGAACAGCTAACCGCCATCCTGCCCGTCAGTGAGTTCCATGAAGGGTTAAACCTCGTGTTCGCCTCCCGGCGCGGCGTGGTCAAACGCACCGACCTGATGTCGTACTCCAACCCGCGCACGAACGGCATCATCGCCGTCAAACTCGACGAAGATGACGCGCTCGTGGGCGTCGTGCTCACTGATGGCGAACAACACATCATGCTCGGCACCCGCCACGGCAAAGCCATCCGCTTTTCCGAAAGCGACGCGCGCAAAATGGGACGCAATACCCGCGGCGTCAAAGGCATCACCCTGGTGCCCGGCGACGACGTCGTTTCCATGCTGGTCGCCGACGCTTCCCGCGTGCCGATCGAGGAAGATGAGAGCGACGAGATCGAGGAGCCCGCGGCGGAAAACGAAGAAGAGGAAAACGGCCACGAGAAGCGCTACGGCGCGCCGACTATTTTGACCGTCAGCAACCGCGGCTACGGCAAACGCACACCGGTGGAGAAATATCCCCTGCGCCATCGCGGCGGCCAGGGCGTCTACACGCTGAAGCTCTCCGAACGCAACGGCGAAGTCGTCGGGCTCAAGCAAGTGGACGACGACGACGAAATCATGCTCATCACCGACGACGGCAAAATCATTCGCCTGCGCGTGTTCGACATCAGCATCACGGGTCGCAACACCCAAGGCGTGCGGTTGATCAACCTCGAACCCGATCAACACGTCACCGCCGTGGCGCGTATCGATGAAGAACACATCGACAACGGCTTGGACGAAGAGGCGGAAGAAGAGACAGAAGAAGAACCGATCCCGGTCTCCGAAGAGAACGGCGAACCCGAAACCAATAACGACGAAACCTAA
- a CDS encoding sigma-54 dependent transcriptional regulator has protein sequence MAKPANYPEPIFVVDDEPMITETLSKLLTQSRYTVHVFHDAESAIVRLAEEKPFLVMLDLQLPGMTGMEALELIREKSPETEVVMISGYGTISRAVEAMKRGAVDFLAKPLQLSEVLSRVSRIHETNSLRHEVARLRSRQKEEFFATLYQSEQPTMATVHHTIRQVSQYPNIVALITGESGTGKEVLARMLHYQSRHAEGAFVAVNCAAIPESLIEAELFGYEPGAFTDALTKGRAGKIQKAAGGTFFLDEIGELAGHVQVKLLRFLQDRVVVPLGGHEGTQIDCNILAATHRDPEAMLAQGLLREDLYYRINVIRLHVPSLRERPEDILAHADAFLDHFNRSMERRFKGFDRDAMEKMTSYGWPGNLRELRNVIERACLLAEGLWITSMDLLTRKEEAAAGPGSPLAKAMSLDLAMRIYAKQVLDITKGNKSEAARILNVSRNRLKRILSPE, from the coding sequence TTGGCGAAGCCAGCCAACTATCCGGAGCCGATTTTCGTCGTCGACGACGAGCCGATGATCACCGAAACGTTGAGCAAGCTGCTGACTCAGTCCCGCTACACGGTGCACGTCTTTCACGATGCCGAATCGGCCATCGTCCGGTTGGCGGAGGAAAAGCCTTTCCTGGTGATGTTGGACCTGCAATTGCCGGGCATGACCGGCATGGAGGCGTTGGAGCTTATCCGCGAAAAAAGCCCGGAGACCGAAGTCGTGATGATCAGCGGGTACGGGACCATCAGCCGGGCCGTGGAGGCGATGAAGCGGGGCGCGGTCGATTTCCTGGCCAAGCCGCTGCAGTTGTCCGAAGTGCTCTCGCGGGTCTCGCGCATCCATGAGACGAATTCCCTGCGACACGAAGTGGCGCGCTTGCGCAGCCGCCAGAAGGAAGAGTTCTTCGCGACGCTGTACCAAAGCGAGCAGCCGACGATGGCCACGGTACACCACACAATTCGGCAGGTGTCGCAGTATCCGAACATCGTGGCGTTGATCACGGGCGAATCGGGTACCGGCAAGGAAGTGCTGGCCCGCATGCTGCACTACCAGAGCCGGCACGCCGAGGGAGCCTTTGTGGCGGTCAATTGCGCGGCGATCCCCGAGTCGCTCATCGAGGCCGAGTTGTTTGGGTATGAACCGGGGGCGTTTACCGACGCGCTGACCAAGGGCCGGGCGGGGAAGATCCAGAAGGCGGCCGGCGGAACGTTTTTCCTGGACGAAATCGGCGAGCTGGCCGGTCACGTGCAGGTGAAGCTGTTGCGCTTCTTGCAGGATCGGGTTGTCGTGCCGTTGGGCGGTCACGAGGGGACGCAAATCGACTGCAATATCCTGGCGGCGACCCATCGCGATCCGGAGGCCATGCTGGCCCAGGGTTTGCTGCGTGAGGACCTGTATTACCGCATCAACGTCATTCGGCTGCACGTGCCGTCTTTGCGGGAGCGGCCCGAAGACATCCTGGCTCACGCGGACGCTTTTTTGGACCATTTCAATCGGAGCATGGAGCGTCGATTCAAGGGTTTCGACCGGGATGCGATGGAGAAAATGACGAGTTACGGCTGGCCGGGCAACCTGCGCGAGTTGCGCAATGTGATCGAGCGGGCTTGTTTGCTGGCCGAAGGGCTGTGGATTACGTCGATGGATTTGCTGACCCGCAAGGAGGAAGCGGCCGCCGGGCCCGGCAGTCCGCTGGCCAAGGCCATGTCGTTGGACCTGGCGATGCGTATCTACGCCAAGCAAGTCCTTGATATAACGAAAGGAAACAAGTCCGAGGCGGCGCGAATATTGAACGTGAGCCGCAATCGTTTGAAGCGGATTCTGTCGCCGGAGTGA
- a CDS encoding SIR2 family protein gives MLDFVKEKHRDRLLTLFDEEEAEVVLKWLEVCELRKPVGVIGAGFSKNAEPRLPELRPNIPLWKDFRKLFAQALVPKPNAEGKNNTSEYTIPHLAELYEEQFGYQALVDALLDLFPDADLKPGPLHNALFTYEFESIITTNHLDTLLDHSPTWVKLIYDTDLLKTRHNYGEKELIYIHGHRDHPSSWVVTRSQYEDVSHSKPGIATRMRQLFLQHPLLILGYSLSDPDFHWVYRTIGNVLGKHVAFTIAIFPEKPEPAEKKHWRRLGIHLISFKSSGSDFPSQLMNFMQMSGAGLWSSLSLDAFLDTLKNARSFGDRLHVLREAFDHRLHFPNPLRVSPELASHWLSVATYTVGLETWTQIQQWVGATELPESVVNWPVNENFDQVSWSFSSSIPKKRFSFLVNYLLEEKGVDVSEVAEWLGLGINILNDSPFGSPSDTETDVISIAVEVFKKLLRQNPRSYKAAALQSLTEARKLATTLNLDESAEQCRVFCIELDPTHDRIEPSIGPFHKEPLSAQETEYLAEMKRGFDSARACDDQVSLPAYLSAARIARAAKNLLNEWLALRSVLSQPKRLNGNLPESLQESITQAITRKTEIGDAPPVKRFLEFEQYFLQKARDALAEERMAEARREKHGTIGYSYHNAYYHLWRFFRVLELKYVAPQVQKGFVEVLIKSQANDDLSVFEESLSYGFEYSKDIIERLAEKNDFADVNARRNRDEKIVSILLNRESLITQRTAQLKQLDFIASFLLTSQIPDFFDFLSSFKSTFGSLVNTMSGTSIVSDDFGSIWLKAISMLPTVDAGRALHKYYSTSLDPREDYAFSREVNRLDLWQKISRMPKPLQRDLIALVIDHCVEKPVGPFAQMSTGRWLEVFLHILESLPINGIPNREKTRLLVAIKDLIENTHEDGDVPWLALLIIEQLVQKKALYEDYFNPLFRQIYSDAQAATAGTDRFLIVKKLNTLLSFMAGIQEYAKSRRFSREENEEIIDFTYRNRRFLIGYIEKNPHRVHPIARFFALAHSEVGKGHQKKCLFFLRALLDKAPQTIEYVLTEPSQLQMKDVIIDPTNFWGDVLNGNLTQTRTEGLIIAFGFVRRTACTQKTHDFPGWFGLKELVFFNLRNPNLHVAYLAARALSEIAKFAKNAAEAKRISKLLLQLAEDQRPEMRSCAAFTSKWLVDKGRVDKRRYSSLNKAAEKICRKLREDPYAIVQAGLGHPNA, from the coding sequence ATGCTTGATTTCGTCAAAGAAAAACATCGAGACCGGTTGTTAACTCTTTTTGATGAAGAAGAAGCTGAAGTTGTTCTCAAGTGGCTCGAAGTTTGCGAGCTTCGTAAGCCTGTGGGCGTTATTGGTGCCGGTTTCAGCAAGAATGCCGAGCCGAGGTTGCCGGAATTACGTCCGAATATTCCTTTGTGGAAGGATTTTAGAAAATTATTCGCGCAAGCATTGGTTCCGAAGCCGAATGCCGAAGGAAAAAATAATACGTCGGAATACACAATTCCACACCTGGCCGAGTTGTACGAAGAACAATTCGGTTATCAAGCACTAGTCGACGCACTCCTTGATCTTTTCCCTGATGCCGATTTGAAACCCGGCCCACTCCACAACGCGTTATTCACATATGAATTTGAAAGCATAATAACAACAAATCACTTAGATACCCTTCTCGATCACTCTCCCACATGGGTTAAACTCATTTATGACACGGATTTATTAAAAACCAGACATAATTATGGCGAAAAAGAACTCATCTATATTCACGGCCATAGAGACCACCCGAGTTCCTGGGTCGTAACTCGGTCGCAATACGAAGATGTTTCTCACTCCAAGCCGGGTATTGCGACTCGGATGCGCCAGCTTTTTCTTCAGCACCCGCTATTAATACTTGGTTACAGCCTTTCGGATCCTGATTTCCATTGGGTATATCGCACAATCGGTAATGTACTGGGGAAACACGTCGCATTCACAATTGCGATTTTCCCCGAAAAGCCCGAACCCGCAGAAAAAAAACATTGGCGCCGTCTTGGGATTCATCTTATCAGCTTCAAGAGTTCCGGGTCCGATTTTCCGAGCCAGTTGATGAATTTTATGCAAATGTCTGGCGCCGGTTTATGGTCTTCTCTCAGTTTAGACGCATTTTTAGATACGTTAAAAAACGCTCGCAGTTTTGGAGATCGGCTTCACGTATTACGCGAGGCCTTTGATCATCGACTCCATTTCCCGAATCCTCTTCGCGTATCGCCCGAGCTGGCGTCTCATTGGTTATCGGTGGCAACTTATACCGTTGGCCTTGAAACTTGGACGCAGATACAACAATGGGTTGGTGCTACGGAACTTCCTGAGTCCGTTGTTAATTGGCCAGTTAATGAAAACTTTGATCAGGTTTCATGGAGTTTTTCTTCCTCAATTCCTAAAAAGAGGTTTTCTTTTTTAGTAAATTATCTTCTAGAAGAAAAAGGTGTCGACGTAAGCGAGGTTGCGGAATGGCTTGGGCTGGGAATTAATATCTTGAATGACAGCCCATTTGGTAGTCCATCCGATACAGAAACCGACGTCATCTCTATCGCTGTTGAGGTTTTCAAAAAACTACTTCGACAAAACCCCAGAAGTTATAAGGCCGCCGCTCTGCAGTCGCTCACGGAAGCTCGAAAACTAGCAACAACGCTGAATCTAGATGAATCGGCGGAGCAATGCCGTGTTTTCTGCATAGAGCTTGATCCGACTCATGATCGCATTGAACCGAGCATTGGACCTTTTCACAAAGAACCTTTATCGGCGCAGGAGACTGAGTATTTAGCAGAGATGAAACGCGGATTTGATTCCGCTCGGGCTTGTGACGATCAGGTGAGCTTGCCGGCCTATTTATCGGCAGCGCGAATCGCACGGGCGGCTAAGAACCTACTAAACGAATGGCTTGCTTTGCGGAGTGTCCTCAGCCAACCCAAACGACTTAATGGTAATCTTCCGGAATCCTTACAGGAGTCGATAACGCAAGCCATAACGCGAAAAACCGAAATAGGTGACGCCCCCCCCGTCAAAAGATTTTTGGAATTTGAGCAATATTTTTTGCAGAAAGCTCGAGATGCTCTGGCTGAAGAACGAATGGCAGAGGCACGACGCGAAAAACACGGTACGATCGGTTATTCCTATCACAACGCGTATTATCATTTATGGCGCTTTTTTCGAGTGTTAGAACTAAAATATGTGGCTCCGCAAGTCCAAAAGGGATTCGTCGAAGTACTTATTAAAAGTCAGGCCAATGATGATCTTTCCGTTTTTGAAGAGAGCCTCTCATATGGTTTTGAATATTCGAAAGATATCATAGAACGTCTCGCGGAAAAGAATGACTTTGCCGACGTCAACGCGAGGAGGAATCGAGACGAAAAGATCGTTTCGATATTACTTAATCGGGAAAGCCTTATAACCCAGCGAACAGCGCAACTCAAACAACTCGACTTTATAGCTTCTTTCTTGCTTACTTCTCAGATACCCGACTTCTTTGACTTTCTTTCGAGTTTCAAAAGCACTTTTGGATCGCTCGTCAATACGATGTCGGGTACAAGTATCGTTTCTGACGATTTCGGATCGATATGGCTCAAGGCGATTTCTATGTTGCCGACTGTTGATGCTGGGCGCGCACTTCACAAGTATTATTCAACCTCGTTAGACCCCCGTGAGGATTACGCTTTTTCACGAGAAGTTAACCGTCTAGATTTATGGCAAAAGATTTCAAGGATGCCGAAACCCTTGCAGCGTGATTTGATCGCATTAGTAATCGATCACTGCGTCGAAAAACCCGTTGGCCCGTTTGCCCAAATGAGCACGGGCCGGTGGCTCGAAGTGTTTTTGCATATCTTGGAATCGTTGCCTATAAACGGAATTCCAAACCGCGAGAAGACACGTTTGTTAGTAGCTATCAAAGACCTCATCGAAAACACCCATGAAGACGGTGACGTTCCTTGGCTTGCTTTACTCATTATCGAGCAACTGGTACAAAAAAAGGCACTTTATGAAGACTATTTCAATCCGCTTTTCCGTCAGATTTACAGCGATGCCCAGGCTGCAACTGCAGGAACTGATCGGTTTCTAATAGTTAAAAAGTTGAACACTCTGCTTTCGTTTATGGCCGGCATACAAGAATATGCAAAATCTCGTCGTTTCAGTCGTGAGGAAAATGAAGAGATCATTGATTTCACATACCGGAATCGAAGGTTTCTCATTGGCTATATAGAAAAAAACCCGCATCGTGTGCACCCCATTGCCCGGTTTTTCGCTTTGGCGCATTCTGAAGTGGGGAAAGGACACCAAAAAAAGTGCCTTTTCTTTTTGAGGGCTCTTCTAGATAAGGCACCACAAACGATTGAATATGTATTAACCGAACCAAGCCAACTTCAAATGAAAGATGTGATCATTGACCCAACGAATTTCTGGGGAGACGTCCTAAATGGAAATCTAACACAAACGAGGACCGAAGGCTTAATAATCGCATTCGGCTTTGTCAGACGAACGGCGTGCACCCAAAAAACTCATGATTTTCCGGGCTGGTTCGGACTTAAAGAGTTAGTGTTCTTTAATTTGCGAAATCCGAACCTACACGTTGCCTATCTGGCAGCGCGCGCACTTTCCGAGATCGCGAAATTTGCTAAGAATGCGGCCGAAGCAAAAAGAATTAGTAAATTGCTTCTTCAACTGGCCGAAGACCAACGTCCGGAGATGCGTTCTTGCGCGGCGTTTACCTCGAAGTGGCTTGTCGACAAAGGTCGTGTCGACAAACGTCGTTATTCTTCGCTCAATAAAGCCGCTGAAAAAATATGCCGCAAATTACGCGAAGACCCTTACGCTATCGTCCAAGCTGGCTTGGGCCACCCAAACGCTTGA
- a CDS encoding GTP-binding protein yields the protein MNEPIYLRNVRTAHEAAAERVQTLARDRGAALVALYGQPGTGRTNLIAATQGRVSESFTVAAIAASPADHTDAETLAEAGLPTVAVEVGQLGHLDAAMVEQALAALADVGPNLVLVEQVGAHAADPPLGVNASVVVVAAAGAQHLPGKFETAFAHCQAVVVNMMDLVALTDFRLTDFEAKLRTVNPRAELIPVSCRTGDGLDAWVRWLESFCLAKR from the coding sequence ATGAACGAACCCATCTACCTGCGAAACGTGCGCACCGCCCACGAGGCCGCCGCCGAACGCGTGCAAACCCTCGCCCGCGACCGGGGCGCCGCACTCGTCGCGCTCTACGGCCAACCCGGCACCGGGCGCACGAATTTGATTGCCGCGACCCAGGGCCGGGTATCCGAAAGCTTCACGGTCGCCGCCATCGCCGCCTCCCCCGCCGACCACACCGACGCCGAAACGCTGGCCGAGGCCGGGCTGCCCACCGTCGCGGTGGAGGTCGGGCAACTGGGCCACTTGGACGCGGCCATGGTCGAGCAGGCTCTGGCGGCACTGGCCGACGTCGGCCCGAACCTCGTGCTCGTCGAGCAAGTCGGCGCCCACGCGGCCGACCCGCCCCTGGGCGTCAACGCCTCAGTGGTTGTTGTGGCCGCCGCCGGCGCGCAACACCTGCCGGGCAAATTCGAAACGGCCTTCGCGCACTGTCAGGCAGTGGTCGTCAACATGATGGATCTGGTCGCCTTGACCGATTTCCGCCTCACCGACTTCGAAGCGAAGTTGCGCACGGTCAATCCCCGCGCCGAATTGATCCCCGTTTCCTGCCGCACCGGCGACGGCCTGGACGCCTGGGTGCGCTGGCTGGAAAGCTTCTGCCTGGCCAAACGCTGA